In a genomic window of Scyliorhinus torazame isolate Kashiwa2021f chromosome 5, sScyTor2.1, whole genome shotgun sequence:
- the LOC140422020 gene encoding uncharacterized protein isoform X2, whose amino-acid sequence MAAIRPRIHRGNGTTLFTERVARTAHVPGSDGKLHMCRENPASDLSAEVLTNGSSWRTGRTLSLKEKEVNPGRVQTLERLAQASRISEEEELQTEISNQTSRPDLTDSLNSRGLEYHQPLNREGKRCKRDQTPAEIEQS is encoded by the exons ATGGCGGCCATCAGACCCAGAATCCACCGCGGTAACGGAACCACTCTATTCACCGAGCGGGTTGCCCGGACTGCGCATGTCCCTGGGAGCGATGGGAAGTTGCACATGTGCAGAGAGAACCCAGCCTCTGACCTttctgctgaggtgttgaccaatgggagcagttggaggaccggaaggactctgtctctgaaggaaaaggaagtgaatccagggagggtgcagactctggaaaggttggcccaggcctCTCG gatatcagaagaggaagaattacagacagaaatctcaaaccaaacctcaCGTCCCGATTTAACAGATTCACTCAATTCACGGGGacttgaatatcatcagcctttgaatcgagaaggaaaaag
- the LOC140422020 gene encoding uncharacterized protein isoform X1, with the protein MEKPWKCGDCGKRFRFPSILETHQRIHTGERPFTCSQCGKGFITLSNLKKHQPVHVGEKPFTCSTCRKGFSTSSELHTHQQVHTEERPFTHSECGKGSTRVSNLLGHTVTHSNERPFKCSDCGSSFKRSHKLMNHQCIHTRERPFSCSHCTKRFRNSSHLLIHQILHTGERPFTCSQCRKGFTQISNLRRHERIHTGKRPFTCSDCGKGFTRLSHLQTHQQIHTGERPFTCSDCGTGFTRLSHLQAHQRIHTGERPFTCSDCGKRFTQLPNLQAHQRVHTGERPFICTVCGKGFTWSTLLLRHQRVHK; encoded by the coding sequence atggagaaaccatggaaatgtggggactgtgggaagagattcagattcccatctatactggaaactcatcaacgcattcacactggggagaggccattcacctgctctcagtgtgggaagggattcattacgtTGTCCAACCTGAAGAAGCACCAGCCAGTCCAtgtcggggagaagccattcacctgctccacgtgtagGAAGGGGTTCAGTACTTCATCCGAACTGCAtacacaccaacaagttcacactgaggagagaccattcacccacagtgaatgtgggaagggatctaCTCGGGTATCCAATCTGCTgggccacactgtcactcacagcaatgagagaccctttaaatgctctgactgtgggagcagCTTCAAAAGGTCTCACAAACTGATGAACCATCAGtgcattcacaccagggagagaccattcagctgctctcactgcacaaagaggtttcgaaACTCATCCCATCTGCTGATACACCAGATCctgcacaccggagagaggccgttcacctgctctcagtgtagaaagggattcactcaaataagcaacctgcggagacacgagcgaattcacactgggaagaggccgttcacctgctctgattgtgggaagggatttactcggttatcccacctacagacacaccagcaaattcacactggggagaggccgttcacctgctctgactgtgggacaggattcacccggttatcccacctgcaggcacaccagcgaattcacactggggagaggccgttcacctgctctgactgtgggaagagattcactcagttacccaatctgcaagcacaccagcgagttcacactggggagaggccattcatctgcacagtgtgtgggaagggattcacttggtcaacacttctgctgagacaccagcgagttcacaagtga